Proteins encoded by one window of Pseudomonas sp. LS44:
- a CDS encoding general stress protein has protein sequence MPTNNPGNFANDREKASEAGKKGGQSSSGQVTNRDKASSDAGKKGGHGSTKRS, from the coding sequence ATGCCTACCAACAATCCTGGCAACTTCGCTAACGATCGAGAAAAAGCTTCTGAAGCCGGCAAGAAAGGCGGCCAAAGTAGCAGCGGGCAAGTTACCAACCGCGACAAAGCTTCTTCCGATGCAGGTAAAAAAGGTGGCCATGGCAGCACCAAGCGCAGCTGA
- a CDS encoding phosphoribosyltransferase has protein sequence MPSTASYLFVFKDRRQAGRALAAALRPVWPENPLVLALPRGGVPLGYEIASAFDSPLDVLMVRKIGAPGHEEFAIGAVVDGDDPQWVCDDLVLAQLKLQPAWFEEQKQRQLHEIKRRRALYCGEQPPIPVRDRAVILVDDGIATGSTMRVALKALVRLGPRRLIVAVPVAPQEALDELRPLVDTLICLLTPEPFRAVGMHYEDFTQTTDEEVIELLGKARAAHPR, from the coding sequence ATGCCTAGCACCGCCAGTTACCTGTTCGTCTTCAAAGACCGCCGCCAAGCCGGCCGTGCGCTGGCTGCCGCGCTACGTCCGGTGTGGCCGGAAAATCCGCTGGTGCTGGCGTTGCCGCGCGGCGGGGTGCCACTCGGTTACGAAATCGCCAGCGCCTTCGATTCGCCGCTGGATGTGCTGATGGTGCGGAAGATTGGTGCCCCCGGGCATGAAGAGTTCGCCATCGGCGCGGTGGTCGATGGAGACGACCCGCAGTGGGTGTGCGACGATCTAGTGCTCGCCCAGTTGAAGCTGCAGCCCGCCTGGTTCGAAGAGCAGAAGCAGCGCCAGTTACACGAAATCAAACGCCGCCGTGCGCTGTATTGCGGCGAGCAGCCGCCCATTCCCGTGCGCGATCGGGCGGTGATTCTGGTCGACGACGGGATCGCCACCGGCAGCACGATGCGGGTGGCGCTCAAGGCATTAGTCAGGCTTGGCCCGCGGCGCTTGATCGTCGCCGTACCCGTGGCGCCGCAGGAAGCCCTGGATGAGTTGCGTCCGCTGGTTGACACACTGATCTGCTTGCTGACCCCCGAACCGTTCCGGGCGGTTGGTATGCATTACGAGGATTTCACCCAAACCACCGACGAAGAAGTCATCGAGTTGCTCGGTAAGGCACGCGCCGCACATCCTCGCTAA